The Hymenobacter baengnokdamensis genome includes a region encoding these proteins:
- a CDS encoding VIT1/CCC1 transporter family protein, translated as MESPLVISPAAEEATFVLQKVQPALLGLMDGSVSTLAPLFAAAGLTHSAHAAFFVGLAASVGAGISMGLAEALSDDGAVTGRGNPWMRGLITGGATTLGGMLHTLPFLISDLALALRVAYIVVGVELLLIAYIRFRFMKTPLASTIFQVIVGGGIVFGIGLWLGRIGAGG; from the coding sequence ATGGAATCTCCCTTAGTTATCAGCCCAGCGGCTGAAGAAGCAACCTTCGTCTTACAAAAAGTGCAGCCGGCCCTGCTGGGGCTCATGGATGGCTCGGTTTCGACGCTGGCCCCGCTCTTTGCGGCGGCCGGCCTGACCCATTCGGCGCATGCCGCGTTTTTTGTGGGGCTGGCCGCGTCGGTAGGGGCCGGCATCAGCATGGGCCTGGCCGAAGCGCTCTCCGACGACGGGGCCGTAACGGGGCGCGGCAACCCCTGGATGCGCGGCCTCATCACGGGCGGAGCCACGACGCTGGGCGGAATGCTGCACACGCTGCCCTTCCTGATTAGCGACCTGGCCCTGGCCCTGCGCGTGGCCTATATCGTAGTAGGGGTAGAGCTGCTGCTGATAGCATACATCCGCTTTCGGTTTATGAAAACCCCGCTGGCTTCTACTATTTTTCAAGTAATCGTAGGGGGCGGTATCGTTTTTGGTATCGGTCTATGGCTGGGTCGCATCGGCGCCGGAGGATGA
- a CDS encoding thioredoxin family protein produces the protein MRSFLLISSVAVVATAAPAQAQTASAPTWNASLPTALEQAKASQKPVLVVFSGSDWCKPCMMLKQEVFDQPEFAQFAKDKFVLARFDFPRNKKNRLPDAQTKLNEDAAARLNKEGSFPAVVLVSPEGKILARTGYRPGGVAAYDTYLEQLLAKK, from the coding sequence ATGCGCTCATTTTTGTTAATCAGCAGCGTGGCTGTCGTGGCCACGGCTGCTCCGGCCCAGGCCCAAACAGCTTCGGCTCCTACCTGGAACGCCTCGTTGCCCACCGCGCTGGAGCAGGCTAAAGCCAGCCAGAAGCCAGTATTAGTCGTTTTTTCGGGCTCCGACTGGTGCAAGCCCTGCATGATGCTCAAGCAGGAAGTATTTGACCAGCCCGAGTTTGCGCAGTTTGCCAAAGACAAGTTTGTGCTGGCGCGCTTTGACTTCCCGCGCAACAAGAAAAACCGATTGCCCGACGCGCAAACCAAGCTCAACGAAGATGCCGCCGCCCGGCTCAACAAGGAAGGCTCGTTTCCGGCCGTAGTGCTGGTATCGCCCGAAGGCAAAATTCTGGCGCGCACGGGCTACCGGCCCGGCGGAGTTGCCGCCTACGATACCTATCTGGAGCAGCTGCTCGCTAAAAAATAA
- a CDS encoding efflux RND transporter periplasmic adaptor subunit: MYFNPKLYSFIGTLALLAACHSKPDAAAGKDAPAGKDAKPAAAAAPTNPDQVAVSPAQAQAAGIELGSFERQNMTTEVQANGSVEVPPQNRVSITAIMGGYVQTVPVLPGQHVAAGSVVATLRSPEYLTMQQTYLQSKAKVRFLAEDLERQRILDVEDVGAKRKLQQARADYATEQATLRTTAAQLRLLGISTARLDAGTIVSSVPLTTPIAGYVKAVNINPGQYVNPQDVLVEVLSRDDLHLELKVFEKDVAFVKPGQKILFNVQNTGRPEELIARVFLVGKAFDDNARTVRVHAHLEPERSDLLPGQFVAARIQTAGARVRTLPEAALIQAGDLSYIFQRVGTDSGRTVFRRVKVRAGQPQHGDVAVTVLDPLPDTTQLVRRGAYFLDAELRKGAGGD; encoded by the coding sequence ATGTATTTCAACCCGAAGCTTTACTCTTTTATTGGCACGCTGGCGCTGCTGGCTGCCTGTCATTCGAAGCCCGATGCGGCGGCTGGCAAGGATGCCCCCGCCGGCAAAGATGCCAAGCCGGCCGCCGCCGCTGCCCCCACCAACCCCGACCAGGTAGCCGTAAGTCCCGCCCAGGCGCAGGCCGCCGGCATTGAGCTGGGCAGCTTCGAGCGCCAGAACATGACCACCGAGGTGCAGGCCAACGGCTCGGTAGAGGTGCCGCCCCAGAACCGCGTATCCATCACGGCTATTATGGGGGGCTACGTGCAAACCGTGCCCGTGCTGCCCGGCCAGCACGTAGCGGCCGGCTCGGTGGTGGCTACGCTGCGCTCGCCCGAGTACCTGACCATGCAGCAGACCTATTTGCAGAGCAAGGCCAAGGTGCGGTTTCTGGCCGAAGACCTGGAGCGCCAGCGTATCCTCGACGTGGAGGATGTAGGCGCCAAGCGCAAGCTGCAGCAGGCCCGCGCCGACTACGCCACCGAGCAGGCTACGCTACGCACGACGGCCGCACAGCTGCGGCTGCTGGGTATCTCTACCGCCCGCCTCGACGCGGGCACTATCGTAAGCAGCGTGCCGCTCACTACGCCCATCGCCGGCTACGTAAAAGCGGTGAATATCAACCCCGGCCAATATGTAAACCCGCAGGATGTGCTGGTAGAAGTGCTGAGCCGCGACGACCTGCACCTGGAGCTTAAGGTGTTCGAAAAAGACGTGGCCTTCGTGAAGCCGGGCCAGAAAATCCTGTTCAACGTGCAGAACACCGGTCGGCCCGAGGAGCTGATTGCCCGCGTCTTTCTGGTAGGCAAAGCCTTCGACGACAATGCCCGCACGGTGCGCGTGCACGCCCACCTGGAGCCCGAGCGCTCCGATTTGCTGCCCGGCCAGTTTGTAGCGGCCCGCATTCAGACGGCCGGGGCGCGGGTGCGCACCCTGCCCGAGGCGGCCCTCATTCAGGCCGGCGACCTGAGCTACATCTTCCAGCGGGTAGGTACCGATTCGGGCCGCACCGTTTTTCGGCGCGTGAAAGTGCGGGCCGGCCAGCCCCAGCACGGCGACGTAGCCGTGACCGTGCTCGACCCGCTGCCCGATACCACGCAGCTGGTGCGGCGCGGGGCCTATTTTCTCGATGCCGAGCTGCGCAAAGGAGCCGGGGGCGACTAA
- a CDS encoding FAD:protein FMN transferase produces the protein MPIFGLPAWWRKSGILLGAGLLALSAGSAAAQPVAPARARTYTREAHLMGSHFTFTAVSADDSLAWRAVRAGLRETQRIDRLCSYWDSTSQVVKINRMAGIRPVVVDQEVYDLIQRTLRISALSGGAFDITFASGDKIYQFDRQEHASLPDSAVVRRSVKRIGWQKVKLDPATHSVFLPEKGMRLNLAGILQGYGVRRAQELMKKMGITGGLINGSGDVYCWGHQPDGSAWRIAIGDPARPHTVSSWLTVSDLAVVTAGNYEQFFTVKGRYYGHIINPHTGYPATGLRSVTIICPDVELADALDDAVFVLGPVEGLALINRLKGINCTLITDEGQTLVSRGMQLNPYHSAAPAAANVPHPPKP, from the coding sequence ATGCCCATTTTTGGCTTGCCTGCCTGGTGGCGTAAAAGCGGAATACTACTCGGCGCGGGCCTCTTGGCCCTGAGCGCAGGCTCGGCCGCGGCCCAGCCCGTAGCCCCGGCCCGCGCCCGCACCTACACCCGCGAAGCCCACCTCATGGGCTCGCACTTCACGTTCACGGCCGTCTCGGCCGATGACTCGTTGGCCTGGCGGGCCGTGCGGGCGGGCCTGCGCGAAACCCAGCGCATCGACCGCCTGTGCTCGTACTGGGACTCTACTTCTCAGGTAGTGAAAATCAATCGGATGGCCGGTATCCGGCCGGTGGTGGTAGACCAGGAAGTGTACGACCTTATCCAGCGTACCCTCAGAATATCGGCCCTGAGCGGCGGAGCCTTTGACATCACCTTTGCCAGCGGCGATAAGATATATCAGTTTGACCGCCAGGAGCATGCCAGCTTGCCCGATTCGGCCGTGGTGCGGCGCTCGGTCAAGCGCATTGGCTGGCAAAAGGTAAAGCTCGACCCGGCTACCCACTCGGTTTTCCTGCCCGAAAAAGGCATGCGCCTCAACCTGGCTGGCATTCTGCAAGGCTACGGGGTGCGCCGGGCCCAGGAGCTGATGAAAAAAATGGGTATCACGGGTGGCCTCATCAACGGCTCGGGCGACGTGTATTGCTGGGGCCACCAGCCCGACGGCTCGGCCTGGCGCATTGCCATTGGTGACCCGGCCCGGCCGCATACCGTTTCCTCCTGGCTGACGGTGAGCGACCTGGCGGTCGTAACGGCCGGCAACTACGAGCAGTTCTTCACCGTCAAGGGCCGGTATTATGGCCACATCATCAACCCGCACACGGGCTACCCCGCTACCGGGTTGCGCTCCGTTACGATTATCTGCCCCGATGTGGAGCTGGCCGATGCCCTCGACGATGCCGTGTTCGTGCTCGGCCCCGTAGAAGGCCTGGCCCTGATAAACCGCCTCAAAGGCATCAACTGCACCCTCATTACCGACGAGGGGCAAACCCTGGTTTCCAGGGGTATGCAACTCAATCCATACCATAGCGCAGCGCCCGCCGCTGCTAACGTGCCTCACCCCCCAAAGCCATGA
- a CDS encoding CusA/CzcA family heavy metal efflux RND transporter gives MLSKIIAASVRNKLIVGLLMLGLLAWGGFSAANLPLDAIPDVTNNQVQVITQSPALAAQEVEQMLTIPLELQLRTIPGVTEIRSISRFGLSVITVVFPDNVDTYRTRQLVAEKLTNAQADLVAGSGTPGMAPITTGLGEIYQYSIRVLPGYEKNFSLAQLRDVQDWIVKRQLAGVTGVVDVSSFGGFVRQYEVAVDPNRLAANNVTMVELYQALQDNNANTGGSYLERGPNAYFIRGEGRVASLQDLGATVIKQAAAGAPLLVRDVATVRMGHAVRYGAMTRNGQGETVGGIVLMLKGASSENTIKSVKARVAAIQKTLPKGLVITPFLDRTKLVDKAIATVEHNLIEGGVIVLFVLLLLLGNWRAAVVVATMIPLCMLFALGMMSLFGVSANLMSLGALDFGLIVDGAVIIVEAVIYHLVHQRDQAAHETMDDMTEAAATRLMSSALFGQFIILIVYFPILSLTGIEGKMFRPMALTVSFAIVGAMLLCLTYVPAVTAWALRKDIKEEGTISYRIMKFLHRGYDPVIRAALRARWVVVGAAVGLLVLAGFIFSRMGGEFIPQLDEGDIALNVTLAPGSSLSQTVATNTRVQQILLKKFPEIEQIVGKSGTSEIPTDPMSLEDSDEMVILKDRSLWTSATSREELANKMQAALAGIPGVTLEFQQPIQMRFNELISGVKSDVSIKIYGDDLAVLFEKANDAADLIRPLAGVGDLKVEQIAALPQMRVRYDRQKLAQYGLKVSDLNTLLRSSFAGDVAGQVYEGERRYDLVVRLDSVHRAGLSSLQDLYVDTPGGQKIPLDEVAQVSYHNAPIQISRDDARRRINIGINVRGRDVQSLVEEIQGKLSTGLKLPPGYTLSYGGQFENLIQAKKRLSVAVPVSLTLIFMLLYLSFRSVKQALLIFTGVPLATIGGIVALWLRGMPFSISAGVGFIALFGVAVLNGIVLLASLNELAAEGVKKVRERVLRATEERFRPVILTASVASLGFLPMALSTSAGAEVQKPLATVVIGGLISATLLTLVVLPVLYTFFTKDGEPNPEEVAEAEEKAKHAAEVGEVPADPVQEGGPKASPAPVVAAILLLGGLLGCAGLAQAQNTLGSTAGQPLSLSQALQTATGQNLSLQTSSLQVEQQRALNRTGYDVPRTIVDYQYGQISGPYNDHSINIIQQTALPSVYAAQRRLLQTQALTAEQRARQQRRDVAQVIRSNYYQLLVAYRRAAVLRRQDSLYRRAAHAARIRYQVGETNRLEQVSAEARSQELRNRLATLRVDIQVLERQLGQLLGSGQPARFDTTASPVALLTPADTLALSPESNPQLGLLRQQVAVSRQQLKVESLRRLPDVRVGYFNQTINLEKGFNVGQVGLAVPLLGGVQKARVAAARLGQQVADQQLTYAQSQLTTQLTTLRQQLRRARASLTYYEQAALPQARLILDTAEKSFRAGDIEYVEYVVNTQPAWQIQEGYLDQVRQYDDLVVSLLAVVGTEPVAAK, from the coding sequence ATGCTTTCCAAAATTATTGCGGCCAGCGTCCGCAATAAGCTCATTGTGGGCTTGCTGATGCTGGGCCTGCTGGCCTGGGGCGGCTTTTCGGCAGCCAACCTGCCGCTCGACGCCATCCCCGACGTCACCAACAACCAGGTGCAGGTTATTACCCAAAGCCCCGCGCTGGCGGCGCAGGAAGTGGAGCAGATGCTTACTATCCCGCTCGAATTGCAGCTGCGTACCATTCCGGGCGTAACGGAAATTCGCTCCATCTCGCGCTTTGGCCTGTCGGTGATAACCGTAGTGTTTCCCGACAACGTCGACACCTACCGTACCCGGCAGCTGGTGGCCGAAAAGCTCACCAATGCCCAGGCCGACCTGGTAGCCGGCTCGGGCACACCCGGCATGGCGCCCATTACTACCGGCCTGGGCGAGATATATCAGTACAGTATTCGGGTGCTGCCGGGCTACGAAAAGAACTTCTCCCTGGCCCAACTGCGCGACGTGCAGGACTGGATAGTGAAGCGCCAGCTCGCCGGGGTAACGGGCGTGGTGGACGTAAGCAGCTTCGGGGGCTTTGTGCGCCAGTACGAAGTGGCCGTCGACCCCAACCGCCTGGCGGCCAATAATGTAACGATGGTTGAGCTGTATCAGGCGTTGCAGGACAACAATGCCAACACCGGCGGCTCGTACCTGGAGCGCGGCCCCAATGCCTACTTTATTCGGGGTGAGGGGCGGGTAGCCTCGCTCCAGGACCTGGGCGCTACCGTTATTAAGCAGGCCGCTGCGGGCGCGCCGCTGCTGGTGCGCGACGTGGCCACCGTGCGCATGGGCCACGCCGTGCGCTACGGGGCCATGACCCGCAACGGCCAGGGCGAAACCGTGGGCGGCATTGTGCTGATGCTCAAGGGTGCCAGCTCCGAGAATACGATTAAAAGCGTGAAGGCGCGGGTGGCGGCCATTCAGAAAACGCTGCCCAAGGGCCTCGTTATCACCCCCTTTCTCGACCGCACCAAGCTCGTTGACAAAGCCATTGCCACCGTCGAGCACAACCTGATTGAGGGCGGCGTGATTGTGCTATTTGTGCTGCTACTGCTGCTCGGCAACTGGCGCGCCGCCGTGGTAGTGGCCACCATGATTCCGCTGTGCATGCTCTTTGCGCTGGGTATGATGAGCCTGTTTGGGGTATCGGCCAACCTGATGAGCCTGGGCGCACTGGACTTCGGGCTTATCGTGGATGGAGCCGTGATTATCGTGGAGGCCGTTATCTACCACCTCGTGCATCAGCGCGACCAGGCCGCCCACGAAACGATGGACGACATGACCGAAGCTGCCGCTACGCGCCTCATGTCGTCGGCCTTGTTCGGGCAGTTTATCATTCTTATCGTGTACTTCCCCATTCTGTCGCTCACCGGCATTGAGGGCAAGATGTTCCGGCCGATGGCGCTCACGGTCAGCTTCGCTATTGTGGGGGCCATGCTACTCTGCCTCACCTACGTGCCGGCCGTTACGGCCTGGGCGCTGCGTAAGGATATAAAAGAGGAAGGCACGATTTCTTACCGTATTATGAAGTTTTTGCACCGGGGCTACGACCCGGTTATCCGGGCGGCGCTGCGGGCGCGCTGGGTGGTGGTGGGCGCGGCCGTGGGACTGCTGGTGCTGGCGGGATTCATTTTTTCGCGCATGGGCGGCGAGTTTATTCCGCAGCTCGATGAGGGCGACATTGCCCTGAACGTGACGCTGGCCCCCGGCTCATCGCTGAGCCAGACGGTAGCCACCAATACCCGCGTGCAGCAGATTTTGCTGAAGAAATTCCCCGAAATCGAGCAGATTGTGGGCAAAAGCGGCACCTCCGAGATTCCGACCGACCCGATGTCGCTCGAAGACAGCGATGAGATGGTGATTCTTAAAGACCGCAGCCTGTGGACGTCGGCCACCTCGCGCGAGGAGCTGGCCAATAAGATGCAGGCCGCCCTGGCCGGTATTCCCGGCGTGACCCTGGAGTTTCAGCAGCCCATCCAGATGCGCTTCAACGAGCTGATTTCGGGCGTGAAGTCGGACGTAAGCATCAAGATTTATGGCGACGACCTGGCCGTGCTCTTCGAGAAAGCCAACGACGCGGCTGACCTGATTCGGCCCCTGGCCGGCGTGGGCGATTTGAAGGTGGAGCAGATTGCGGCCCTGCCGCAGATGCGCGTGCGCTACGACCGCCAGAAGCTGGCCCAGTACGGGCTGAAAGTGAGTGACCTGAATACCCTGCTGCGCTCGTCCTTCGCCGGCGACGTGGCGGGGCAGGTGTACGAAGGTGAGCGCCGCTACGACCTGGTAGTGCGGCTCGACAGCGTGCACCGCGCCGGCCTCAGCAGCCTGCAAGACCTGTACGTGGATACGCCCGGCGGCCAGAAAATTCCGCTCGATGAGGTGGCCCAGGTGAGCTACCACAACGCGCCCATCCAGATTTCGCGCGACGATGCGCGCCGTCGCATCAACATCGGCATCAACGTGCGGGGCCGCGACGTGCAGAGCCTGGTCGAAGAGATTCAGGGCAAGCTCAGTACCGGCCTCAAGCTGCCGCCCGGCTACACCCTGAGCTACGGCGGGCAGTTCGAAAACCTGATTCAGGCCAAAAAGCGCTTGTCGGTAGCCGTGCCGGTCTCGCTGACGCTGATTTTTATGCTGCTCTACCTCTCGTTCCGGTCGGTGAAGCAGGCGCTGCTGATTTTTACGGGAGTGCCGCTGGCTACCATTGGCGGCATTGTGGCGCTGTGGCTGCGCGGCATGCCGTTTAGTATTTCGGCGGGCGTGGGCTTCATTGCCCTGTTTGGGGTAGCCGTGCTCAATGGCATTGTGCTGCTGGCCAGCCTCAACGAGCTGGCGGCCGAAGGCGTGAAGAAGGTGCGTGAGCGCGTGTTGCGCGCCACCGAGGAGCGCTTCCGGCCGGTAATACTCACGGCCAGCGTCGCCTCGCTGGGCTTTTTGCCGATGGCGCTTAGCACCTCGGCCGGGGCCGAAGTGCAGAAGCCCCTGGCCACGGTGGTTATCGGCGGGCTGATTTCGGCCACGCTGCTGACGCTGGTCGTATTGCCGGTGCTCTACACCTTCTTTACCAAGGATGGCGAGCCTAACCCCGAAGAAGTAGCCGAGGCCGAGGAAAAAGCCAAGCACGCTGCCGAAGTAGGAGAGGTGCCCGCCGACCCGGTTCAGGAAGGCGGCCCGAAGGCCAGCCCGGCCCCGGTAGTGGCCGCTATTCTGTTGTTGGGCGGGCTGCTGGGGTGCGCCGGCTTGGCTCAGGCTCAGAACACGTTGGGCTCTACCGCCGGCCAGCCGCTGAGCCTGAGCCAGGCGCTGCAAACGGCTACCGGCCAGAACCTTTCGCTGCAAACTTCCAGCTTGCAGGTGGAGCAGCAGCGGGCGCTCAACCGCACCGGCTACGATGTGCCGCGCACGATAGTCGATTACCAGTACGGCCAGATTTCGGGCCCGTACAACGACCACAGTATCAATATCATTCAGCAAACGGCCCTGCCCAGCGTGTACGCGGCCCAGCGCCGGCTGCTGCAAACGCAGGCCCTGACGGCCGAGCAGCGCGCCCGGCAGCAGCGCCGTGATGTGGCCCAGGTTATTCGCAGCAACTACTACCAGCTGCTGGTAGCTTACCGGCGGGCCGCCGTGCTACGCCGCCAGGACAGCCTGTACCGCCGGGCTGCCCACGCGGCCCGCATTCGCTACCAGGTGGGCGAAACCAACCGTCTCGAGCAGGTATCGGCCGAGGCGCGCAGCCAGGAGCTGCGCAACCGGCTGGCCACGCTGCGGGTCGATATTCAGGTATTGGAGCGGCAGCTGGGGCAGCTGCTGGGTAGCGGGCAGCCGGCCCGCTTCGATACCACGGCCAGCCCCGTAGCACTCCTCACGCCCGCCGACACGCTGGCCCTCTCGCCCGAGAGCAACCCGCAGCTGGGCCTACTGCGCCAGCAGGTAGCCGTGAGCCGACAGCAGCTTAAAGTAGAGAGTCTGCGGCGCCTGCCCGACGTGCGGGTGGGCTATTTCAACCAGACCATCAACCTGGAAAAGGGCTTCAACGTGGGGCAGGTGGGCCTAGCCGTGCCGCTGCTCGGGGGTGTGCAGAAAGCCCGGGTAGCTGCCGCCCGCCTGGGCCAGCAGGTAGCCGACCAGCAGCTTACCTATGCTCAAAGCCAGCTTACTACCCAGCTCACCACGCTGCGCCAGCAGCTAAGGCGGGCGCGGGCCTCGCTCACGTACTACGAGCAGGCCGCGCTGCCGCAGGCTCGCCTCATTCTCGACACCGCCGAAAAAAGCTTTCGTGCCGGAGATATAGAGTATGTTGAATATGTGGTGAACACCCAGCCAGCCTGGCAAATTCAGGAAGGCTACCTCGACCAGGTGCGCCAGTACGACGACCTGGTGGTGAGCCTGCTGGCCGTGGTGGGTACCGAGCCGGTAGCTGCCAAATAG
- a CDS encoding LON peptidase substrate-binding domain-containing protein, whose amino-acid sequence MQLLPLFPLNLVAFPGEKLNLHIFEPRYRQLVRDCLTEDQPFGIIPFLDDAVQELGTRMRLLSVEKTHPGGEMDIRTQAVSVFRVQKFYRQAPGKLYAAGQVEDVGQDEESDPALRATITRQVRQLYEALGLRKLLLELDPAFRIFDVAHHLGLSTEQEYQLLGTTAELERQELVREHLERLLPAVLEAERLKERVRLNGHFKNLQPPQF is encoded by the coding sequence ATGCAACTACTTCCCCTTTTCCCGCTCAACCTGGTAGCCTTTCCGGGCGAGAAGCTGAATCTGCACATTTTTGAGCCCCGCTACCGGCAGCTGGTGCGCGACTGCCTCACCGAGGACCAGCCCTTCGGCATCATCCCTTTTCTGGATGATGCTGTGCAGGAGCTGGGCACCCGGATGCGCCTGCTAAGCGTGGAAAAAACCCACCCTGGGGGCGAGATGGACATCCGCACGCAGGCCGTGAGCGTGTTTCGGGTGCAAAAGTTTTACCGCCAGGCACCCGGCAAGCTCTACGCCGCCGGCCAGGTAGAGGACGTGGGGCAGGATGAGGAATCGGACCCGGCTTTGCGCGCTACCATTACCCGGCAGGTGCGCCAGCTATACGAGGCGCTGGGTTTGCGCAAGCTGCTGCTGGAGCTGGACCCCGCCTTTCGCATTTTCGACGTGGCCCACCACCTTGGCCTCAGCACCGAGCAGGAATATCAGCTGCTGGGCACCACTGCCGAGCTTGAGCGCCAGGAGCTGGTACGCGAGCACCTCGAGCGCCTGCTGCCGGCCGTGCTCGAGGCCGAGCGCCTCAAAGAGCGCGTGCGCCTCAACGGGCATTTCAAAAACCTGCAGCCACCCCAGTTTTAA